In one window of Chryseobacterium phocaeense DNA:
- a CDS encoding DUF3667 domain-containing protein translates to MNEEFCSNCKQNVKPKRIDGHYILHEIEHVLHFERGILYTIRELMIRPGENIRHFISENRSRLVKPVIFIIVASLIYTLINHFFHIEDGYMKIDDVKDSPLHSINSWVQSHYGYSNIIMGGFIAFWLKIFFRKYDYNFFEILILLCFILGMEMLIFSVFAIFEGLTKYHLMQIAAIFAFVYFSWAVGSFFDKSRVASYFKALVSYILGMITFGISIMILGTVMGLISQH, encoded by the coding sequence ATGAATGAAGAATTTTGCTCAAACTGCAAACAAAATGTAAAACCAAAGAGAATAGATGGACATTATATTCTCCATGAAATTGAACACGTTTTACATTTTGAGAGAGGTATTTTATATACCATAAGAGAATTAATGATAAGGCCCGGAGAAAACATCCGGCATTTTATCAGTGAAAACAGAAGCAGGCTTGTAAAGCCGGTTATATTTATTATTGTGGCATCACTGATTTATACGCTCATCAATCATTTTTTTCATATTGAGGACGGCTATATGAAAATAGATGATGTGAAAGATTCACCACTCCACTCTATTAATAGCTGGGTTCAAAGTCATTACGGGTATTCCAATATTATTATGGGTGGATTTATTGCTTTCTGGTTAAAGATATTTTTCAGAAAATATGATTACAACTTCTTTGAAATATTAATCCTGCTCTGCTTTATTCTTGGAATGGAAATGCTGATATTTTCTGTTTTTGCCATTTTTGAAGGACTCACGAAATACCATCTTATGCAGATTGCTGCTATCTTCGCATTTGTTTATTTTTCCTGGGCTGTAGGCAGTTTTTTTGATAAATCCAGAGTAGCCAGTTATTTCAAAGCTCTTGTTTCCTATATATTGGGAATGATCACATTTGGGATTTCAATCATGATTTTAGGCACTGTAATGGGCTTAATCTCCCAACACTAA
- a CDS encoding toxin-antitoxin system YwqK family antitoxin, translating to MKKLFTSAVIALFLSISVSAQEKIYFDENWEKTTQDKMEFYRETEAKGKLTLIKDFYKDGKLQMEGLASDPTPGNEIYEGKVTWYSPDGKVTSMGTYTEGKQVGPSQTFDAQGRPLEDLVYKADGTFKGKTYSYKDPDNYSLYSSITVFESSDTFKTIAYDEDIKGIRYEITADSSGKYETKYYGDKGKHIGTSNSGNSDETIVVEYYYNPMKVAKIEKYKSDGTVKEGITYSKTGKILQEQKMSKKDGYKTTYDETGKKIGNLMYVYDKESSYYKPQDGEDYQYNSEISGFTGIDVYKNGSVILSKYFDENGKPTSENILKDGSVQEIKYYFPDGTVKGTLTYKDDLPYNGTFYDGNMGEQQYKDGLLILSKSFGENEKIKYEKKLNARQTGYDSSVYDDKGAVVYTYAQPLEEAEGFTAQIIQYTKGKPGNKAVVKDGILQSGKLKYKYESGFKELERSGKWILLKVYNSEGKLIQDSKVLAEAQEQDVYSVTSTTIQEEYLLNDY from the coding sequence ATGAAAAAACTATTTACATCAGCGGTAATTGCCCTGTTCCTGAGCATCAGCGTAAGCGCTCAGGAAAAGATTTATTTCGATGAAAACTGGGAGAAAACCACTCAGGATAAAATGGAATTTTACCGGGAAACCGAAGCTAAAGGCAAGCTTACCCTGATTAAAGATTTTTATAAAGACGGAAAGCTGCAGATGGAAGGTCTTGCTTCCGATCCCACACCGGGCAATGAAATCTACGAAGGCAAAGTTACCTGGTACAGTCCTGATGGGAAAGTAACAAGCATGGGAACTTATACAGAGGGAAAACAGGTGGGACCGTCTCAGACTTTTGATGCCCAGGGAAGACCTTTGGAGGATCTGGTGTATAAAGCAGACGGCACCTTTAAAGGAAAAACCTACAGCTATAAAGATCCGGACAACTACTCTCTTTACAGCAGCATCACCGTTTTCGAAAGTTCCGATACTTTTAAAACCATTGCTTATGATGAAGACATCAAAGGCATCCGTTATGAAATCACTGCAGACAGTAGTGGCAAGTATGAAACCAAATATTACGGTGATAAAGGAAAACATATTGGTACCAGCAATTCCGGAAATTCAGACGAAACGATTGTGGTAGAATACTATTACAATCCGATGAAAGTTGCCAAAATTGAGAAATACAAGAGTGACGGGACTGTAAAAGAAGGTATCACCTATTCCAAAACAGGAAAAATCCTGCAGGAGCAGAAGATGAGTAAAAAAGACGGTTATAAAACGACTTATGACGAGACCGGGAAAAAAATAGGAAACCTGATGTATGTATATGACAAAGAATCCAGTTATTACAAACCTCAGGACGGCGAGGACTATCAGTATAATTCTGAAATTTCCGGTTTCACGGGTATAGATGTCTATAAAAACGGTTCCGTAATCCTGAGCAAATATTTTGATGAAAACGGAAAGCCAACCTCTGAGAATATATTAAAGGACGGTTCTGTACAGGAAATTAAATATTATTTCCCTGACGGAACGGTAAAAGGTACCTTAACTTACAAAGATGATCTGCCTTATAACGGTACTTTCTATGATGGCAATATGGGTGAGCAGCAATATAAAGACGGGCTTTTGATTCTTTCAAAATCTTTCGGGGAGAATGAAAAGATAAAATACGAGAAAAAACTGAACGCAAGACAAACCGGATATGATTCATCAGTTTATGATGATAAAGGAGCTGTGGTTTACACCTATGCACAGCCTCTGGAAGAAGCTGAAGGTTTCACCGCCCAGATTATACAGTATACAAAAGGAAAGCCCGGTAATAAAGCCGTTGTAAAGGATGGCATACTTCAAAGCGGGAAATTGAAATATAAATACGAATCCGGATTCAAGGAACTGGAGCGCAGCGGAAAATGGATTCTGTTAAAAGTGTATAACAGTGAAGGAAAGCTGATTCAGGATTCCAAAGTACTGGCTGAAGCCCAGGAGCAGGATGTTTACAGTGTGACATCAACTACGATACAGGAAGAATATCTTTTGAACGACTATTAA
- a CDS encoding DoxX family protein yields the protein MEKNTFIKAGDLFYVSCRICIGLFFFITGFNKLFHPVFQGYMLKTISSLGFSHPQFMADFVAFNEAFWGLLLLLGLLTRFSSLSLIVIMLVTLITKDLHSIPTELVPIDPAVGTQPMDGFTWLTYFFFLPQVLFIMLLGLFSLYGYKTFGIDGLIKRRKNNSIHS from the coding sequence ATGGAAAAAAATACTTTCATTAAAGCCGGAGACCTTTTTTATGTTAGCTGCAGAATCTGTATCGGACTATTCTTTTTTATCACAGGCTTCAATAAACTTTTTCATCCTGTTTTTCAGGGGTATATGCTTAAAACCATCAGCAGCCTGGGATTTTCCCATCCACAGTTTATGGCTGATTTTGTGGCTTTTAATGAAGCATTCTGGGGACTTCTTTTATTATTGGGGCTTTTGACAAGATTCAGTTCGTTATCTTTAATTGTAATTATGCTTGTGACCTTAATCACCAAAGATTTACATTCCATCCCCACGGAACTGGTCCCAATTGATCCTGCCGTTGGAACCCAACCTATGGATGGTTTCACATGGCTTACCTATTTCTTTTTTCTGCCACAGGTTCTTTTTATAATGCTGTTGGGCTTATTTTCCCTTTACGGATACAAAACTTTCGGAATTGACGGACTGATAAAGAGAAGAAAAAATAATTCTATTCATTCTTAG
- a CDS encoding CoA transferase subunit A — translation MIDKRVKNAKEAIAGINDGMTLMLGGFGLCGIPENSINALVESDVKDVTCISNNAGVDDFGLGLLLQKRQIKKMISSYVGENAEFERQMLSGELEVELTPQGTLAEKCRAAQAGIPAFYTPAGYGTEIAEGKEVKDFNGKPHILELAYNADFSIVKAWKGDYAGNLIFKGSARNFNHPMAGAAKITIAEVEELVEPGELDPNEIHIPGIMIQRIFQGEKFEKRIEQRTVRTKE, via the coding sequence ATGATAGATAAAAGAGTAAAAAATGCAAAGGAGGCCATCGCAGGAATTAACGATGGAATGACTTTAATGCTGGGCGGATTTGGTCTGTGCGGTATACCTGAAAACTCAATCAATGCTCTGGTAGAGAGTGATGTGAAAGATGTAACATGTATTTCAAACAATGCGGGAGTTGATGATTTTGGATTGGGATTACTGCTTCAGAAAAGACAGATCAAAAAAATGATCTCTTCCTATGTGGGAGAAAATGCAGAATTCGAAAGACAGATGCTGTCCGGGGAACTGGAGGTAGAGCTTACACCACAGGGAACTCTGGCAGAGAAGTGCAGAGCGGCACAGGCCGGAATTCCTGCTTTTTACACGCCTGCAGGATATGGAACAGAAATCGCAGAAGGTAAGGAAGTGAAAGATTTCAACGGAAAGCCACATATCCTGGAGCTTGCTTACAATGCAGATTTTTCCATTGTAAAAGCATGGAAAGGGGATTATGCAGGAAACCTGATCTTCAAAGGCTCGGCAAGAAATTTCAATCATCCGATGGCGGGTGCTGCCAAAATTACCATTGCTGAAGTAGAAGAGCTGGTAGAACCGGGAGAACTGGATCCGAACGAAATTCATATTCCGGGAATCATGATCCAGAGAATTTTCCAGGGGGAAAAATTTGAAAAAAGAATCGAACAGAGAACAGTCAGAACTAAAGAATAA
- a CDS encoding ABC transporter ATP-binding protein has product MKILLRYLKPYQWLIVISLLLATINQVFSLFAPAITGNILDQLVTHPNFFDKEKLLPRNLNEYLYGSKDYHGAFYFLGLLIGTAMMSRIAKAFQDYVVSVITQKFGAKIFTDGLKHSMALPYQEFEDQRSGETLSILTKVREDSVKFITNFINIFFGILVSIIFVSVYAIRLHWSIMPVYICGIFLIAFITNLLSKRIKVIQKNIVSETTALAGSTTESLRNIEIVKSLGLTNQEVIRLNNNTYKILGLELRKVKSIRSLSFIQGTMVNFLQQMITLTLLYLIFKNIVTPGQYLSLMFYGFFIFGPMQEIGNIIISYREAEASLQNFGNLMKKDVEEKPLHPKQIGAIEELEFKHVSFKHQSAQYKALNNISFNVKNGETIAFVGPSGSGKSTLVKLLVGLYRPQEGNIFYNAINGKEFDFDELRNQIGFVTQDTQLFAGTIKENLLFVNPNATESELAIALEKSSCTALLERAEKGIETVIGEGGLKLSGGEKQRIAIARALLRRPHLLIFDEATSALDSITEEEITSTIKSISKEREQITVLIAHRLSTIMHADRIYVLERGQVVEMGSHEDLITEKGLYYAMWRQQIGERKTLNPQE; this is encoded by the coding sequence ATGAAAATACTTTTAAGATATCTTAAGCCTTACCAATGGCTGATTGTCATTTCTTTGCTGTTGGCCACCATTAATCAGGTTTTTTCTTTATTTGCCCCGGCTATTACGGGTAACATCCTGGATCAGCTGGTTACGCATCCCAATTTTTTTGATAAAGAGAAACTTCTACCCAGAAACCTTAACGAATATTTATATGGAAGCAAAGACTATCATGGTGCTTTCTATTTTCTAGGATTACTGATCGGGACAGCGATGATGAGCCGGATTGCCAAGGCTTTTCAGGACTATGTGGTAAGTGTGATTACCCAGAAATTTGGCGCTAAAATCTTCACAGACGGTCTGAAACACTCTATGGCCCTGCCTTATCAGGAATTTGAGGATCAAAGAAGTGGCGAGACCTTATCTATATTAACGAAAGTAAGGGAAGATTCCGTAAAGTTCATCACCAATTTCATTAATATTTTCTTCGGAATTCTGGTGAGCATTATCTTCGTTTCTGTTTACGCCATCCGCCTTCACTGGTCCATTATGCCGGTGTATATCTGCGGGATTTTCCTGATTGCTTTTATTACTAATTTATTAAGCAAAAGAATCAAAGTCATACAGAAGAACATTGTATCGGAAACTACAGCTCTGGCAGGAAGCACCACTGAAAGTCTCCGAAACATAGAAATTGTAAAAAGTTTGGGATTAACCAATCAGGAGGTGATCCGTCTGAACAATAATACATATAAAATTCTTGGACTTGAGCTCAGAAAGGTGAAAAGCATCCGTTCTCTGAGTTTTATCCAGGGAACCATGGTGAATTTTCTTCAGCAAATGATCACGCTGACATTGCTGTATTTAATCTTTAAAAATATTGTGACTCCGGGCCAATATCTTTCCCTGATGTTTTATGGTTTCTTTATTTTCGGTCCGATGCAGGAAATCGGGAACATCATTATTTCTTACCGTGAGGCTGAGGCTTCGCTTCAGAATTTTGGTAACCTGATGAAAAAAGACGTAGAAGAGAAACCTCTTCATCCAAAACAAATCGGGGCCATTGAGGAACTGGAATTCAAGCATGTTTCCTTTAAACATCAGTCTGCCCAGTATAAAGCTCTGAATAATATTTCTTTTAACGTTAAAAATGGGGAAACCATTGCTTTTGTGGGACCTAGTGGTTCGGGGAAAAGTACGTTGGTGAAATTACTCGTGGGATTGTACAGGCCTCAGGAAGGTAATATTTTCTACAATGCGATCAACGGGAAAGAATTTGATTTTGATGAACTGAGAAACCAGATCGGATTTGTGACCCAGGACACCCAGCTTTTTGCAGGAACGATCAAAGAAAACCTTCTTTTTGTGAATCCAAACGCTACAGAATCTGAACTGGCCATTGCTTTGGAAAAATCAAGCTGTACTGCATTACTCGAAAGGGCAGAAAAGGGAATTGAGACCGTAATTGGTGAAGGCGGGCTGAAATTAAGCGGTGGTGAAAAACAGAGAATTGCCATTGCCAGAGCGCTTTTAAGAAGACCTCATTTACTGATTTTTGATGAAGCGACCTCTGCTCTGGACAGTATCACCGAGGAGGAAATAACATCCACCATCAAGAGCATTTCAAAGGAAAGAGAACAGATTACGGTTCTTATTGCCCACCGTTTGAGTACGATTATGCATGCGGACAGGATTTATGTTCTTGAACGCGGACAGGTGGTAGAAATGGGCTCTCATGAGGACCTGATTACAGAAAAAGGATTGTACTATGCCATGTGGCGACAACAGATCGGGGAAAGAAAAACCCTCAATCCTCAGGAATAA
- a CDS encoding CoA transferase subunit B — translation MLTKEQIAKRISKELKDRYYVNLGIGIPTLVANYVPEGISVEFQSENGVLGMGPFPFEGEEDADIINAGKQTITILPGGSFFDSAFSFGMIRGQKVDLTILGAMEVSENGDIANWKIPGKMVKGMGGAMDLVASAENIIVAMMHVNKAGESKILKKCTLPLTGVNCVKRVVTELAVLDVTPAGFKLIERAPGVSVEHIVQSTEADLIIEGEIPEMQF, via the coding sequence ATGCTTACAAAAGAACAAATTGCCAAAAGAATTTCAAAAGAACTGAAAGATCGTTATTATGTAAACCTTGGAATCGGGATTCCAACTTTGGTTGCCAACTACGTTCCCGAAGGTATTTCCGTAGAATTCCAGAGTGAAAACGGAGTATTGGGAATGGGACCGTTCCCGTTCGAAGGAGAAGAAGATGCCGATATCATCAACGCCGGAAAACAAACCATTACCATTCTGCCGGGAGGCTCATTTTTTGATTCTGCCTTCAGTTTCGGGATGATCCGCGGTCAAAAGGTAGATCTTACTATACTGGGGGCAATGGAAGTCTCAGAAAACGGAGATATTGCCAACTGGAAAATTCCGGGAAAAATGGTAAAGGGAATGGGCGGAGCAATGGACCTGGTAGCATCTGCGGAAAACATTATCGTCGCGATGATGCATGTGAACAAAGCCGGAGAAAGTAAAATCCTGAAGAAATGTACCCTTCCCCTTACGGGAGTAAACTGTGTGAAAAGAGTCGTAACCGAATTGGCCGTATTAGACGTTACTCCAGCTGGTTTCAAGCTAATAGAAAGAGCTCCGGGAGTATCGGTTGAACACATTGTACAATCTACAGAAGCCGATCTGATCATTGAAGGTGAAATTCCTGAAATGCAATTTTAA
- a CDS encoding DUF4197 domain-containing protein, with protein sequence MRKNILFAAGLLFSVSAQAQLLDIIKSTVKSQTGVDLEKPSKPKTTTTSATTTTTTPTKSSSTNLGNLTSSQISSGLKEALSMGVTDGVKKLALTDGFFKNEAVKILMPEKLRKIDTTLRSLGMGSLADEGVKLLNRAAEDAVTEAAPIFTKAITSMTIADAKNILLSSDNAATNYLQTKTQSQLFTAFQPKVKASLGKVGADTVWKNLISKYNTSTGQSVTTDLNEYVTTETINGVFKMVAEKESGIRNTPAMRTTSILQKVFGAQD encoded by the coding sequence ATGAGAAAAAACATTCTTTTTGCAGCCGGATTATTATTTTCAGTTTCTGCACAGGCACAGCTTTTAGATATCATCAAGTCAACTGTTAAAAGCCAAACCGGTGTTGATCTTGAAAAACCTTCAAAGCCTAAAACTACCACCACTTCTGCAACTACCACAACCACTACTCCTACCAAAAGTTCATCCACCAATCTTGGAAATCTTACTTCCTCACAGATTTCTTCCGGACTAAAAGAAGCATTAAGCATGGGAGTAACAGATGGGGTGAAGAAACTGGCTTTAACCGACGGTTTTTTTAAAAATGAAGCGGTTAAAATTTTAATGCCGGAAAAATTAAGAAAAATCGACACCACGCTCCGCTCTCTGGGAATGGGAAGTCTTGCGGATGAAGGTGTAAAATTATTAAACAGAGCTGCCGAAGATGCGGTAACGGAAGCTGCCCCTATTTTCACCAAAGCCATTACTTCAATGACTATTGCGGATGCCAAAAACATCCTGCTAAGCAGTGATAATGCGGCAACCAATTATTTACAGACCAAAACACAGAGCCAGCTGTTCACAGCATTCCAGCCTAAAGTAAAAGCTTCACTGGGCAAAGTTGGTGCAGATACCGTGTGGAAAAATCTGATCTCAAAATACAATACATCTACCGGACAGTCTGTAACAACCGACCTCAATGAATATGTGACGACAGAAACCATCAACGGGGTTTTTAAAATGGTCGCTGAAAAGGAAAGCGGAATCAGAAATACGCCGGCTATGAGAACGACTTCTATTTTGCAGAAGGTTTTTGGAGCTCAGGATTGA
- a CDS encoding glycoside hydrolase family 20 protein, with translation MRRFLFVLSALFSTVFHAQKKPDLIPYPQSVSMQQGKFIIPETLVLNDKLPKEETEYLKKRLGSSVKFKYSSNTAEAHLMHMQLPQPKTPANAEEDKESYSIHISPKRILISSNTKQGYFLALQTLIQLFEEHKTDKEIPAMEIHDQPKFAWRGMHLDVCRHFFTVDEVKQYIDYLAMYKLNTFHWHLTDDQGWRIEIKKYPKLTQIGSKRKESMIGAYVDNTFDGKPYGPYFYTQEQIKDVIKYAQQRHITIVPEIEMPGHALSALSAYPELACTKGPFESATKWGVFDDVFCPKDETFTFLENILDEVIALFPSQYIHIGGDECPKTRWKECAHCQELIKKNNLKDEHGLQSYFIRRIEKYVNSKGRKIIGWDEILEGGLAPNAAVMSWTGVNGGIEAAKSGHFAVMTPGAYCYFDHYQGDPQSEPNAFGGFTPLDKIYSYNPVPAELNADQAKYIMGVQANLWTEYITDFKQVQYMIFPRLMALSEVGWGTSDPKNYKEFENRVISQFKILDKMNVNYAKSIYNISGKVGPANSGVIYELKVSQDPKGIRYTTDGTEPSINSQIYKGGIPVSKSLTVKSAYFEDGKLKSAVSTQEFTVSKTTGKKITLEQQPSENYSFGGAFTLVDGIIGNIRQLGKTWLGFQGKDVVATIDLGQKTNFSEIYFNTLENKGSWIHLAKSAQVFISDDGKNFKMIKEIGKDEIQNAKGKIKLNVGNQNSKYIKLKVENAGIIPAGNPGADSKAWLFVDEIGAN, from the coding sequence ATGCGACGTTTTCTTTTTGTGCTTTCGGCTCTTTTTTCCACTGTTTTTCATGCCCAGAAAAAACCCGACCTGATCCCTTACCCTCAAAGTGTAAGTATGCAGCAGGGAAAGTTTATCATTCCTGAAACTTTGGTCCTGAATGACAAACTTCCCAAAGAAGAGACCGAATATTTGAAAAAACGTCTCGGTTCATCCGTGAAATTTAAGTACAGCAGTAACACAGCGGAAGCGCACCTGATGCATATGCAGCTGCCACAACCAAAGACTCCTGCTAATGCTGAGGAAGATAAAGAAAGCTATTCTATTCACATTTCTCCAAAAAGAATACTAATCAGTTCCAATACAAAGCAAGGGTATTTTCTGGCTCTTCAGACATTAATTCAGCTATTTGAAGAACATAAAACGGATAAAGAAATTCCGGCCATGGAAATTCATGACCAGCCCAAATTTGCGTGGCGTGGAATGCATCTGGATGTATGCCGTCATTTTTTCACTGTGGATGAAGTAAAACAGTATATCGATTATCTTGCCATGTACAAGCTGAATACCTTCCACTGGCACCTTACAGATGATCAGGGCTGGAGAATTGAAATAAAAAAATACCCGAAGCTTACCCAGATTGGTTCAAAACGGAAAGAATCCATGATAGGGGCTTATGTAGACAATACTTTTGACGGAAAGCCATACGGCCCATATTTCTATACCCAGGAACAGATCAAAGATGTCATTAAATATGCCCAGCAAAGGCATATCACTATTGTTCCGGAAATTGAAATGCCGGGACATGCACTCTCTGCTTTATCTGCTTATCCGGAACTGGCCTGTACAAAAGGTCCTTTTGAATCTGCGACAAAATGGGGCGTTTTTGATGATGTTTTCTGTCCAAAAGATGAAACATTTACATTCCTGGAAAATATTCTTGATGAGGTTATTGCATTATTTCCGTCACAATATATCCATATCGGAGGTGATGAATGCCCGAAAACAAGATGGAAAGAATGCGCACACTGCCAGGAGCTGATTAAAAAAAATAATCTGAAAGATGAGCATGGCTTGCAGAGTTATTTCATCCGGAGAATTGAAAAATATGTGAACAGTAAAGGCAGAAAAATTATTGGCTGGGATGAGATTCTGGAAGGTGGTCTAGCCCCAAATGCCGCCGTCATGAGCTGGACGGGAGTAAATGGAGGGATTGAAGCCGCAAAATCCGGACACTTTGCCGTAATGACGCCTGGTGCATACTGTTATTTTGACCATTATCAGGGAGATCCGCAATCGGAACCGAATGCTTTCGGTGGGTTTACGCCTTTGGACAAGATTTATTCCTATAATCCTGTTCCTGCAGAGCTGAATGCAGATCAGGCGAAATATATTATGGGAGTTCAGGCTAATTTATGGACGGAATATATTACAGATTTTAAACAGGTCCAGTATATGATATTCCCTAGACTGATGGCACTTTCCGAGGTTGGGTGGGGAACTTCTGATCCTAAAAACTATAAAGAATTTGAGAACAGAGTGATCAGTCAGTTCAAAATTCTGGACAAAATGAATGTTAACTACGCAAAAAGCATTTACAATATCTCGGGGAAGGTTGGCCCTGCAAACAGTGGTGTCATCTATGAGCTTAAGGTATCACAGGACCCGAAAGGCATAAGATATACTACGGACGGCACAGAACCTTCGATCAATTCACAGATTTACAAAGGGGGTATTCCTGTATCGAAATCATTAACCGTTAAATCTGCCTATTTTGAAGATGGAAAACTGAAAAGCGCCGTTTCTACGCAGGAATTTACCGTTTCAAAAACGACAGGAAAAAAAATTACATTGGAACAGCAGCCAAGCGAAAATTATTCTTTCGGCGGGGCTTTTACTTTGGTAGACGGAATTATCGGAAACATCAGACAACTGGGGAAAACATGGCTGGGATTCCAGGGGAAAGATGTAGTGGCAACCATTGATTTAGGGCAGAAAACAAACTTTTCAGAAATCTACTTTAACACATTGGAAAACAAAGGAAGCTGGATTCATCTGGCTAAATCTGCTCAGGTTTTTATTTCTGATGACGGGAAGAATTTTAAAATGATCAAAGAAATTGGAAAAGACGAAATTCAAAACGCAAAAGGCAAAATAAAACTGAATGTAGGTAACCAGAATTCAAAATACATCAAACTGAAAGTAGAAAATGCGGGTATTATTCCAGCCGGAAATCCGGGAGCAGATTCAAAGGCATGGTTGTTTGTTGATGAAATTGGAGCCAATTAA
- a CDS encoding isoaspartyl peptidase/L-asparaginase family protein, with protein sequence MQSRRNFIKKTAAASLALAVSPFDLMAVEIPDHHQTIDKPIVLSTWNFGLKANEEAWTVLGKGGKALDAVEKGVRLVELDPAERSVGYGGRPDRDGRVTLDACIMDENYNIGSVACLEHIKNPITVARAVMEKTPHVMLVGDGALQFALSQGFKKENLLTPDSEKEWKEWLKTSEYKSVANIENHDTIGMIALDAKGNLSGACTTSGMAFKMHGRVGDSPIIGAGLFVDNEVGAATATGHGEEVIRTVGTHLVVELMRQGRNPQQACKEAVERIVKITQRRNKNLKDIQVGFIALNKKGEYGSYCIQDGFTFAVHDQKGNRLEKPEFALK encoded by the coding sequence ATGCAAAGTAGACGAAATTTCATAAAAAAAACTGCCGCTGCTTCCCTGGCACTAGCTGTAAGTCCGTTTGATCTGATGGCTGTGGAAATTCCTGATCATCACCAAACAATTGATAAACCCATCGTTCTTTCCACGTGGAATTTCGGTTTGAAGGCCAATGAGGAAGCCTGGACTGTCTTAGGAAAAGGCGGAAAAGCCCTGGATGCAGTGGAAAAAGGAGTTCGTCTGGTAGAGCTTGATCCTGCGGAAAGAAGCGTGGGCTACGGAGGCCGCCCGGACAGGGATGGCAGAGTGACCCTGGATGCCTGTATTATGGATGAAAACTATAATATCGGTTCTGTGGCTTGTCTGGAACATATCAAGAATCCTATTACAGTGGCAAGGGCAGTGATGGAAAAAACTCCTCACGTTATGCTGGTTGGAGATGGGGCATTGCAGTTTGCGTTATCGCAGGGATTTAAAAAAGAAAACCTTCTTACCCCGGATTCAGAAAAAGAATGGAAAGAATGGCTTAAGACCAGTGAATACAAGTCGGTTGCGAATATCGAAAATCATGATACCATCGGAATGATTGCGCTGGATGCCAAAGGAAACCTTTCCGGAGCCTGTACCACCAGCGGAATGGCTTTTAAAATGCATGGAAGGGTAGGAGATTCTCCTATTATCGGAGCCGGGTTATTCGTAGACAATGAAGTAGGGGCTGCTACAGCCACAGGCCACGGCGAAGAAGTAATCCGTACGGTAGGTACCCATCTTGTAGTTGAATTAATGAGACAGGGACGGAATCCTCAGCAGGCCTGTAAAGAAGCTGTAGAAAGAATTGTAAAAATTACCCAGAGAAGAAATAAGAACCTGAAAGATATACAGGTTGGCTTTATTGCTTTAAACAAAAAGGGTGAATATGGCTCATACTGCATCCAGGATGGATTTACTTTCGCGGTTCATGACCAGAAAGGAAACCGCCTTGAAAAACCGGAATTTGCATTAAAATAA
- a CDS encoding copper homeostasis protein CutC, producing the protein MSKIEIACFNPESAIIAFENGADRIELCDGLSEGGTTPDFDTVKELREKINIPIFVMIRPRGGDFTYSEAESEQMEKDLILFKSLDVDGFVFGILDENNQVNVEHNRILVEMAYPLPCTFHRAFDRAEGLEDSLEKVIDCGFKTILTSGQKPNVAEGKENLKKLVELSNGRIEILVGGGLRSTNIEELRAYTHAGYFHSSAITDGGAFANQDEVVALKNK; encoded by the coding sequence ATGTCAAAAATAGAAATAGCGTGCTTCAATCCGGAATCAGCCATTATTGCATTTGAAAACGGAGCCGATAGAATAGAGCTGTGCGACGGTTTAAGTGAAGGTGGCACAACCCCTGATTTTGATACCGTAAAAGAGCTCAGAGAAAAAATAAATATTCCGATTTTTGTAATGATCCGTCCGAGAGGAGGAGATTTTACCTATTCGGAAGCTGAGTCTGAACAGATGGAAAAAGATCTGATCCTCTTTAAATCCCTTGACGTAGACGGTTTTGTTTTTGGAATACTTGATGAAAATAATCAGGTAAATGTAGAACATAACAGAATTTTGGTTGAAATGGCTTATCCTCTTCCCTGTACCTTTCACCGGGCTTTCGACAGGGCAGAAGGGCTTGAAGATTCGTTGGAAAAAGTAATTGACTGCGGTTTTAAAACCATTCTTACTTCAGGTCAGAAGCCCAACGTTGCAGAAGGGAAAGAAAATCTTAAAAAGCTGGTAGAGCTTTCCAATGGAAGGATTGAAATTCTTGTAGGCGGCGGATTGCGTTCTACCAATATTGAAGAGCTCAGAGCCTATACCCATGCAGGCTATTTCCATTCTTCAGCCATTACAGATGGCGGTGCTTTTGCAAACCAGGATGAGGTAGTGGCTTTGAAAAATAAGTAA